The SAR202 cluster bacterium genome window below encodes:
- a CDS encoding methyltransferase domain-containing protein → MRTLGPVNDLEEHVRSDWWSNIFNSLYLKTDADVVEDPRITQSEIDIVVKSLGLTPEDKVLDLCCGQGRHSLELARRGLKLVEGLDRSHFLVQKAKERAKADGLGVKFKAGDARKLPYATDSFNAVIIMGNSFGYFDTTQDDLRVLREVMRVLRPWGKILIDITDGNFMRENFQKRSWEWINDKLFVCRERSLSSDSDRLVSREVITHVEKGIIADQFYAERLYSKESLTKLLTDAGFTGITYLGEVKPDSQRNQDLGMMERRILATAQVRKEWTPAKPKPKVAEKHVVVVTGDPTKPDPTKPSNVFDSDDIYTLDQMKEALKGIPGYRFTYLNNHDTLFKDLQRLQGKFDYVLNLCDEGYGNDPRKELHVPAMLEFLGIPYTGGNPQCLAHCYDKSLVRGVAKEMGIPVPGAFFIKLNDSIFDLPFNFPVIVKPNFGDSSFGITAKSVAYTAEELIDAIQDIRTKLGYEKPVLVEEFLTGKDLTVGIIGNPPGTYSLVAISEEDYSSLPPELPQICGYEAKWDPTSPYWNIKAVPAKLPDETEKALVEWCFALAERLETRDYMRFDWRLDSNGMPRLLEANPNPGWCWDGHLAKMAGHHGMSYSQMLEAILKTAEARLGLTDKVVAPAEAGNGHVHGNGHANGSNGHTNGHAHGTNGHSVTVREEVLVNGKAVVVEKLVVGR, encoded by the coding sequence ATCAGGACTCTAGGTCCTGTTAACGACCTCGAAGAGCACGTCCGGTCCGACTGGTGGTCGAACATATTCAATTCGCTCTACCTGAAGACCGACGCAGACGTGGTCGAAGACCCCCGTATTACACAGTCGGAAATCGACATTGTAGTCAAGAGCCTCGGACTTACCCCCGAAGACAAGGTGCTCGATCTTTGCTGCGGCCAGGGAAGGCATTCCCTGGAGCTGGCGCGGCGCGGGTTGAAGCTGGTCGAGGGGCTGGACCGTTCGCACTTCCTTGTGCAGAAGGCCAAGGAGCGGGCGAAGGCGGACGGGCTGGGGGTGAAGTTCAAGGCCGGCGACGCGCGGAAGCTCCCGTATGCGACCGACAGCTTCAACGCCGTGATTATCATGGGCAACAGCTTCGGTTACTTCGACACCACACAGGACGACCTGCGAGTTCTGCGCGAGGTCATGCGCGTTTTGCGGCCGTGGGGGAAGATCCTCATCGACATCACGGACGGCAACTTCATGCGCGAGAACTTCCAGAAGCGGTCCTGGGAGTGGATCAACGACAAGCTATTCGTGTGCCGCGAGCGCTCGCTTTCGTCCGACAGCGACAGGCTCGTGTCCCGCGAGGTCATCACCCACGTTGAGAAGGGCATCATCGCCGACCAGTTCTACGCCGAGCGCCTGTATTCCAAGGAGTCGCTCACGAAGCTGCTGACGGACGCCGGTTTTACCGGCATCACGTACCTGGGCGAGGTGAAGCCGGACTCCCAGCGGAACCAGGACCTGGGCATGATGGAACGACGCATCCTGGCCACCGCGCAGGTGCGCAAAGAGTGGACGCCGGCGAAGCCCAAGCCCAAGGTGGCGGAGAAGCACGTCGTGGTCGTCACGGGCGACCCGACGAAGCCGGACCCGACGAAGCCTTCGAACGTGTTCGACAGCGACGACATCTACACGCTGGACCAGATGAAGGAGGCGTTGAAGGGCATCCCGGGGTACAGGTTCACGTACCTGAACAACCACGACACGCTCTTCAAGGACCTGCAGCGGTTGCAGGGCAAGTTCGACTACGTGCTGAACCTTTGCGATGAGGGGTACGGCAACGACCCTCGCAAGGAGCTGCACGTGCCTGCGATGCTGGAGTTCCTTGGGATACCGTATACGGGCGGCAACCCGCAGTGCCTTGCGCACTGCTACGACAAGTCGCTCGTGCGCGGCGTGGCGAAGGAGATGGGCATCCCGGTACCGGGGGCCTTCTTCATCAAGCTTAACGATTCGATATTCGACCTGCCGTTCAACTTCCCGGTAATCGTGAAGCCGAACTTCGGGGACTCCAGCTTCGGCATTACTGCCAAGAGCGTGGCGTACACCGCGGAGGAGCTGATCGACGCGATCCAGGACATTCGCACGAAGCTGGGCTACGAGAAGCCCGTGCTGGTTGAGGAGTTCCTGACCGGTAAGGACCTGACGGTCGGCATCATCGGCAACCCGCCGGGGACGTACTCGCTGGTGGCGATATCGGAGGAGGACTACTCGTCGCTCCCGCCCGAGCTGCCGCAGATATGCGGGTACGAGGCGAAGTGGGACCCCACGTCGCCGTACTGGAACATCAAGGCGGTGCCGGCGAAGCTGCCTGACGAGACTGAGAAGGCGCTTGTCGAGTGGTGCTTTGCGCTGGCGGAGCGCCTGGAGACGCGCGACTACATGCGGTTTGACTGGCGCCTGGACTCCAACGGGATGCCCAGGCTGCTGGAGGCCAACCCTAACCCCGGCTGGTGCTGGGACGGGCACCTGGCGAAGATGGCGGGCCACCACGGGATGAGCTATTCCCAGATGCTGGAGGCGATCCTGAAGACGGCCGAGGCGCGGCTGGGGCTGACGGACAAGGTTGTGGCCCCCGCCGAGGCGGGCAACGGGCACGTGCACGGCAACGGCCACGCGAACGGCTCGAACGGGCACACGAACGGTCATGCCCACGGGACGAACGGCCACAGCGTGACCGTGCGCGAAGAGGTGCTGGTCAACGGCAAGGCCGTGGTGGTGGAGAAGCTTGTGGTGGGACGGTAG